A genomic stretch from Eptesicus fuscus isolate TK198812 chromosome 15, DD_ASM_mEF_20220401, whole genome shotgun sequence includes:
- the PABIR1 gene encoding PPP2R1A-PPP2R2A-interacting phosphatase regulator 1, with protein MAQEKMELDLELPPGAGGSPAEGGGSGGGGALRRSNSAPLIHGLSDTSPVFQAEAPSARRNSTTFPNRHGLLLPASPVRMHSSRLHQIKQEEGMDLINRETVHEREVQNAMQISHSWEESFSLSDNDVEKSASPKRIDFIPVSPAPSPTRGIGKQCFSPSLQSFVSSNGLPPSPIPSPTTRFTTRRSQSPINCIRPSVLGPLKRKCEMETDYQPKRFFQGITNMLSSDVAQLSDPGVCVSSDTLDGNSSSTGSSCNSPAKVSTTTDSPVSPAQAASPFIPVDELSSK; from the coding sequence ATGGCTCAGGAAAAGATGGAGCTAGACCTGGAGCTGCCTCCGGGTGCGGGCGGGAGCCCGGCGGAGGGCGGCGGcagtggcggcggcggggccCTTCGGAGGTCTAATAGCGCCCCTCTGATCCACGGCCTCAGTGACACTTCGCCGGTGTTCCAGGCCGAGGCGCCGAGCGCCAGGCGCAACAGCACAACGTTCCCGAACCGCCATGGCCTGCTGCTGCCAGCCTCCCCGGTCCGCATGCACAGCAGCCGATTGCACCAGATCAAACAGGAGGAGGGCATGGACTTGATCAACCGAGAGACCGTCCACGAGCGCGAGGTGCAGAACGCAATGCAGATAAGCCACTCCTGGGAGGAAAGTTTCAGCCTGAGTGACAACGACGTGGAGAAGTCCGCCTCCCCGAAGCGCATCGATTTCATTCCGGTGTCACCAGCACCGTCTCCCACCCGGGGAATTGGGAAGCAGTGCTTTTCACCATCCTTGCAAAGTTTTGTGAGTAGCAATGGATTGCCTCCAAGTCCGATTCCCAGCCCAACGACCCGATTTACTACTCGAAGAAGCCAGAGTCCCATTAATTGCATTAGACCAAGTGTTCTTGGACCATTGAAAAGGAAATGTGAAATGGAAACTGATTATCAGCCAAAGAGATTCTTCCAGGGCATCACCAACATGCTTTCTTCTGACGTTGCACAGCTGTCAGATCCTGGTGTGTGTGTATCTTCGGATACCCTGGATGGAAACAGCAGCAGTACTGGATCTTCTTGTAACTCACCAGCGAAAGTCAGCACTACCACCGACTCTCCGGTGTCACCTGCCCAAGCGGCCTCTCCATTTATTCCAGTAGATGAACTTTCATCTAAGTGA